The genomic DNA AAGGAGAATTATGATGAACAAGAAATTTCTGGTGTTGCTCTCGGCAGTAATGCTGGTGGCTCTCGGATTGGGCGCCGCCGGTTGCGCTGCTACGCCGGCTGCGACCGGCAACAATCAGCAATCTGGAATCTGGGTGAGCGGCAACGGCAAAGTGTCGGTAACCCCGGACACCGCCAATATCTCGCTTGGAGTCCAGGTGGAAGCGGTAAACTTGAGCGACGCCAACCAGCAGACTGCTGATGCCATGGACGCGGTAATTGCCGTCGTAAAAGCTCACGGAGTGCCAGACAAGGATATCAAAACTCAAGGCTTCAGCGTTTATCCGGTGTATGATTATGACAAGGATACCGGGCGAAGCTTTATCCGGGGTTATCAGGTTTCCAATACGGTTGAAGTTAAAGTTCGTGTCATTGACCAAACCGGTAGCGTTATTGACGCCGCAGTAGCCGCAGGCGGCAACGCCGTGCGGGTAAACAACATCTATTTCAGCATTGACGACCTGGCCGGGGCTCAGGATGATGCCCGCGAGCTGGCATTGCTGGATGCCAAGGCCAAGGCAGAGCAAATTGCCCGGGTAACCGGCGTCAGCCTGGGCAAGGTAACTTATGTCGCTGAAACCTCCAGCGGCGGTGCAAGAGTGGAAGCCCCTGCCTTTGACAACAAAGAAGGCTCCGTCACCCCAATCCTGCCCGGAGAAACTGCTGTGACTGTCACCGTTCAGGTTATCTATAATATCAAATAGCGTTTCCCAGCCTTCTGGAGATAGAAAAAGCGCCCCACATTCGGGGCGCTTTTTCTTGTACCTTAAACTGTAATTTACCCTTTGGTCAGTTTGGCAAAACTCAACAACAGCTTTTTCAACCCAACCGTCTTGAAAGACACCACGATCTCGTGGTCGTTCTT from Dehalogenimonas sp. W includes the following:
- a CDS encoding SIMPL domain-containing protein: MNKKFLVLLSAVMLVALGLGAAGCAATPAATGNNQQSGIWVSGNGKVSVTPDTANISLGVQVEAVNLSDANQQTADAMDAVIAVVKAHGVPDKDIKTQGFSVYPVYDYDKDTGRSFIRGYQVSNTVEVKVRVIDQTGSVIDAAVAAGGNAVRVNNIYFSIDDLAGAQDDARELALLDAKAKAEQIARVTGVSLGKVTYVAETSSGGARVEAPAFDNKEGSVTPILPGETAVTVTVQVIYNIK